From Candidatus Atribacteria bacterium ADurb.Bin276:
CGGGTTTATCAATTAGGATAACGGGGTCATATTTGGGGTTGGCAGATTTAAGGATGACTGCCTTATCTTGAAAAATTACTTCTTTGATGCATAAACCAAGGTCTTCGAGCTCAACGATAGCAATATCACCTGATAGAGTTTGGAGGTCAGGAGAAAAAACCACCAAATCGTTTTCGGTGATTCCTTTGCCGGCCATTGAATCTCCTTTGGCACGGACAATGAATAAACGTATCTTGTCCTGGTATGAATTCCCGGTTTTCATTTGAATAAGTGATTTTTTAAAAATCTCATAGCCAACGGTATAGGTATCAAAATCGTTTTCGGCAATTCCACAAGGAATTTTCGAAGAAAGGATAGGAATAGCTATATCGTCATCTTCTAAAGAGAACACATCGCGATTGACAATACCTGTTATGAGGAGCAATTCCCAATCAGGTATGTTCATTGTTTTACCAATTTTTTGCAAAGTAGTAATATCTGGTTCTCTTTCGCCTTTGAGCCATCGACAAATAGCCGCTTGGGAAACACCAGAGGCGTGAGCCAGTTGAACTTGATTCCAGTTTTTTTCTTTCATTTTTTCTTTAAGCCAATCTTTAAAAGCCATAAATTAATTATATGACAGCTGTAAAATTTTATCAAGCTTATATCCCACAAGAAAATTGATAAATATTATCATGATGATTAGGCAATTTATACAATCAATAATTTTAGTTAGTCACTATTGCCATTAGATTTCGTTTCGCTATTATTTTTTAGACGAGATAGGATCTCTTGTTCAACATCGGGAAGAGCACAAAGAAAGCGATGGACTATTTCAAAAAGTTTTTCCTTTTGGTTGGCTTCAAAACGGAGGGTAAACACTGGTTCAGTAACTGATTTTCGAAGCAATCCCCATCCTTCTAACCAATCAACCCGAATACCATCAATTGTAGTAAGGTTTTCTTCTTTGGAATGAGATTTTTCAAGAATACTCATTAGATCAGGATGTGAACGGGTTTGTAGCCGAATATCAGGTGTAACATGGGGGGAAGGATAAGTCTCGATTATTTTTGAGAGTGGAGAACTATGTGAGGAAAGATAACCGAGAAAAACCATCGCAGCAAAAAGCCCATCATCACGATGAATTTCACGAAAAAAATAATGCCCGCTAATTTCGCCTGCCATGATTGCATCTTCCCGAATAAGTCGAGTTTTTATGTAGGTATGACCAGACCTTTCGACTAACGGGATACCACCTAAACGTTGAACCTCGTCGGCAACAATCCGAGAACTTTTTATATCATAAACAAATTTTTGACCGGGAGGATTCTTGGGAAAGAGATGGTGAATGAAGAAAATCATCCCATGTTCGGGGAGTAAAACCTGACCTTTTTCATCAGCAAATACTACCCGGTCGCCATCTCCATCAAATGCAATCCCAATATCAGCCTGATGTTGAAGAATTGTTTGACAAAGAGTCTTTAAATATTCAGGTTGTGAAGGATTGGGTGGACGGTTGGGGAAGGAACCGTCTGGATTGCAGTAAAGAGAAATAACCTGATATCCAAGTGAGGTTAAAAATCGAGAGGCTAAATCAGCATAACTACCATTTCCACAATCAACCACTACAGTTAAATTCCTTTTGGGTTGAATCGAGAATTTTTTTAAAAATTGGAGATATTCTTCTTGGTAATTTTTGAATTGATCAAAATGTCCTAATTGAGTACGAAAATTTTTTTCTTTAACTCTTTTTTTGATTTCTTTTATATCTTGTGTTGTAATTGGCATTTTATCTAAGAGGATTTTAAAACCATTATAAGCGGCTGGATTGTGAGAAGCAGTCACCATAATACCACCACGAAACTGGAGATAATCAATGGCAAAATAAAGGAGAGGAGTGGGAACGATCCCAATATCAGTCACACGGACTCCACTCTCAATTAATCCTCGAATGAGGCATTCTTTTAAAGAGGGAGTACTCATTCTTACATCACCACCAACCGCAAAACAACTCCCTAACGGGACCATTGACCCCGAGGCCCTCCCGATTAAATAAGCAATCTCTTC
This genomic window contains:
- a CDS encoding LexA repressor, which gives rise to MAFKDWLKEKMKEKNWNQVQLAHASGVSQAAICRWLKGEREPDITTLQKIGKTMNIPDWELLLITGIVNRDVFSLEDDDIAIPILSSKIPCGIAENDFDTYTVGYEIFKKSLIQMKTGNSYQDKIRLFIVRAKGDSMAGKGITENDLVVFSPDLQTLSGDIAIVELEDLGLCIKEVIFQDKAVILKSANPKYDPVILIDKPARIIGKVIMHVGYH
- the algC gene encoding Phosphomannomutase/phosphoglucomutase, encoding MSIYKDCDIRGIYPNEINEEIAYLIGRASGSMVPLGSCFAVGGDVRMSTPSLKECLIRGLIESGVRVTDIGIVPTPLLYFAIDYLQFRGGIMVTASHNPAAYNGFKILLDKMPITTQDIKEIKKRVKEKNFRTQLGHFDQFKNYQEEYLQFLKKFSIQPKRNLTVVVDCGNGSYADLASRFLTSLGYQVISLYCNPDGSFPNRPPNPSQPEYLKTLCQTILQHQADIGIAFDGDGDRVVFADEKGQVLLPEHGMIFFIHHLFPKNPPGQKFVYDIKSSRIVADEVQRLGGIPLVERSGHTYIKTRLIREDAIMAGEISGHYFFREIHRDDGLFAAMVFLGYLSSHSSPLSKIIETYPSPHVTPDIRLQTRSHPDLMSILEKSHSKEENLTTIDGIRVDWLEGWGLLRKSVTEPVFTLRFEANQKEKLFEIVHRFLCALPDVEQEILSRLKNNSETKSNGNSD